From Falco cherrug isolate bFalChe1 chromosome 4, bFalChe1.pri, whole genome shotgun sequence, one genomic window encodes:
- the MAU2 gene encoding MAU2 chromatid cohesion factor homolog, whose translation MAAVAAGASGSAAGAAPQQQPPPQQQPQPAAGGAAGSGEAGGGGGAGASGGGGGGGGAGPAPGSGSGGGAAGGESWYLALLGLAEHFRTSSPPKVRLCVHCLQAVLPRKPPARMEARTHLQLGSVLYHHTRNGDQARGHLEKAWLISQQIPQFEDVKFEAASLLSELYCQENSVDTAKPLLRKAIQISQQTPYWHCRLLFQLAQLHTLEKDLVSACDLLGVGAEYARVVGSEYTRALFLLSKGMLLLMERKLQEVHPLLTLCGQIVENWQGNPIQKESLRVFFLVLQVTHYLDAGQVKSVKPCLKQLQQCIQTISTLHDDEILPSNPADLFHWLPKEHMCVLVYLVTVMHSMQAGYLEKAQKYTDKALMQLEKLKMLDCSPILSSFQVILLEHIIMCRLVTGHKATALQEISQVCQLCQQSPRLFSNHAAQLHTLLGLYCISVNCMDNAEAQFTTALRLTTHQELWAFIVTNLASVYIREGNRHQELYSLLERINPDHNFPVSSHCLRAAAFYIRGLFSFFQGRYNEAKRFLRETLKMSNAEDLNRLTACSLVLLGHIFYVLGNHRESNNMVVPAMQLASKIPDMSVQLWSSALLRDLNKACGNAMDAHEAAQMHQNFSQQLLQDHIEACSLPEHNLITWTDGPPPVQFQAQNGPTTSLASLL comes from the exons atggcggcggtggcggcgggcgCGTCGGGCTCGGCGGCCGGCGCGGCccctcagcagcagccgccgcctcagcagcagccgcagccggcggcgggcggcgcggcgggctcCGGGGaagcgggcggcggcggcggcgcgggggccagtggaggaggaggtggcggCGGCGGTGCTGGGCCCGCGCCGGGGTCGGGGtcgggcggcggcgcggctgGTGGGGAGTCGTGGTACCTGGCGCTGCTGGGCCTGGCCGAGCACTTCCGCACGTCCAGCCCGCCCAAGGTGCGGCTCTGCGTGCACTGCCTGCAGGCCGTGCTGCCCCGCAAGCCCCCGGCCCGCATGGAGGCCCGCACCCACCTCCAGCTCGGCTCCGTCCTCTACCACCACACCCGCAACGGTGATCAGGCCCGCGGGCACCTGGAGAAGGCG TGGTTGATATCCCAGCAA ATTCCCCAGTTTGAAGATGTTAAGTTTGAGGCAGCCAGCCTTCTGTCTGAACTGTATTGTCAGGAG AATTCAGTGGATACAGCAAAACCTCTGTTACGCAAAGCCATTCAGATTTCACAGCAGACTCCATACTGGCACTGTAGATTGCTTTTTCAACTTGCA caacTACATACACTTGAAAAAGACTTAGTATCTGCATGTGACCTTCTTGGAGTAGGAGCAGAATATGCTCGGGTGGTAGGATCAGAGTATACCAG agcaCTGTTTCTGCTAAGCAAGGGGATG cTTCTTCTAATGGAACGAAAGCTGCAGGAGGTGCACCCTCTCCTTACCCTTTGTGGGCAAATAGTTGAAAACTGGCAAGGAAACCCCATCCAGAAAGAGTCATTACGCGTGTTCTTCTTAGTCCTGCAGGTCACGCATTACCTGGATGCTGGGCAG GTGAAAAGTGTGAAGCCATGCCTGAAACAGCTTCAGCAGTGCATCCAGACCATCTCCACGCTGCATGACGACGAAATTCTGCCCAGCAACCCCGCTGATCTCTTTCACTGGCTGCCCAAGGAACACATGTGTGTGCTTGTCTACTTG GTGACAGTGATGCATTCCATGCAAGCAGGGTACCTGGAGAAGGCTCAGAAGTACACAGACAAAGCACTCATGCAGCTAGAGAAGCTAAAAA TGTTGGACTGCAGTCCGATCTTGTCATCATTCCAAGTTATTTTGTTGGAACACATCATCATGTGTCGGCTTGTCACGGGACACAAAGCCACAGCATTACAGGAG aTTTCACAAGTCtgtcagctctgccagcagtCTCCCAGACTGTTTTCTAATCACGCTGCCCAGCTGCACACTCTATTA GGGCTCTACTGCATTTCCGTTAATTGCATGGACAATGCAGAAGCACAATTTACTACAGCACTGAGG CTCACTACACATCAAGAACTGTGGGCATTTATCGTGACAAACTTAGCCAGTGTGTACATCAGGGAAGGCAACCGGCATCAAGAG CTTTACAGTTTATTGGAAAGGATAAATCCAGACCATAATTTTCCTGTGAG CTCTCACTGTCTTCGAGCAGCTGCTTTCTACATCCGAGGTCTGTTCTCCTTCTTCCAAGGAAGATACAACGAGGCAAA GCGATTTTTGCGAGAGACGCTGAAAATGTCAAATGCAGAAGACTTGAATCGATTAACAGCCTGTTCTCTCGTACTCCTGGGTCATATATTCTATGTGTTAGGGAATCACAGG GAAAGTAATAATATGGTAGTACCAGCCATGCAGCTTGCAAGCAAGATACCAGATATGTCTGTGCAGCTGTGGTCTTCAGCTCTGTTGAGAG ACTTGAACAAAGCCTGTGGAAACGCCATGGATGCACACGAGGCAGCACAGATGCATCAGAACTTCTCACAACAGCTCCTCCAGGACCACATCGAAGCGTGCAGTCTTCCAGAACACAATCTAATCACG